The following coding sequences lie in one Musa acuminata AAA Group cultivar baxijiao chromosome BXJ3-1, Cavendish_Baxijiao_AAA, whole genome shotgun sequence genomic window:
- the LOC103985109 gene encoding two pore potassium channel a: MANESAKRPLLSGLVDPPKYPQKNTTTKRKRFLRSKSAPSVDILLGPTEVGGTLPDSKLNSIYFRPSLKQVVLYLVIYLGAGAACFYLVKDQLAGKKTNGVLDAIYFSIVTMTTVGYGDLVPNSVTTKLLASVFVFTGMAIVGMLLSRAADYLVEKQEMLLYKALHMRCKGGEAHMLKQIETNKVKYKFYTTAVILVLLITIGTVFLWKVEKIEFVDAFYCVCSTITTLGYGDKSFSTGGGRAFAIFWIVTSTVCVAQFFLYLAELNAEHRQKLLAKWVLTRRMTFVDLEAADLDDDGVVGAAEFIIYKLKEMGKISEEDIALVMEEFEDLDIDQSGTLSAADLVLARSNQ; encoded by the exons ATGGCTAACGAGTCTGCAAAACGGCCGTTGCTCTCAGGGTTAGTAGATCCTCCTAAATATCCCCAGAAGAATACCACAACCAAGAGAAAAAGGTTCCTCCGTAGTAAAAGTGCCCCATCTGTCGACATCCTATTGGGTCCGACTGAAGTTGGTGGCACACTTCCTGATTCAAAGTTGAATTCCATCTATTTTCGTCCAAGCCTTAAGCAAGTAGTTCTCTACTTGGTTATCTACCTAGGAGCAGGGGCTGCTTGCTTTTATCTTGTAAAGGATCAACTTGCTGGCAAGAAAACAAATGGTGTTCTTGATGCTATATACTTCTCCATCGTAACAATGACCACCGTTGGTTATGGAGATCTGGTTCCAAATAGTGTCACCACAAAACTTCTAGCATCTGTTTTTGTGTTTACTGGCATGGCAATAGTAGGTATGTTGTTAAGTAGAGCAGCTGATTATCTTGTTGAAAAGCAGGAAATGTTGTTATATAAAGCATTACATATGCGTTGCAAGGGAGGGGAGGCACATATGTTGAAACAGATTGAGACTAACAAAGTAAAATATAAATTCTATACAACTGCAGTGATTCTTGTATTGCTAATTACCATCGGGACTGTGTTTCTATGGAAGGTCGAGAAAATAGAATTTGTCGATGCCTTTTATTGTGTTTGTTCTACTATAACCACATTAGGATATGGAGACAAGAGCTTCTCAACTGGAGGAGGTCGTGCATTTGCTATTTTCTGGATCGTAACTAGCACTGTTTGTGTAGCTCAGTTCTTTCTATACCTTGCTGAGTTAAACGCAGAACACCGACAGAAATTACTGGCTAAATGGGTCCTTACTAGGAGAATGACATTTGTGGACCTTGAAGCAgcagatcttgatgatgatggtgTTGTGGG TGCTGCAGAGTTCATAATTTATAAGCTGAAAGAGATGGGGAAGATCAGCGAAGAGGATATCGCACTTGTGATGGAGGAATTCGAGGATCTCGACATTGATCAGTCCGGTACACTATCAGCAGCTGATCTGGTTCTTGCTCGGTCTAATCAGTAG
- the LOC103985117 gene encoding SKP1-like protein 20 isoform X1, with translation MLNLSRPFPYLLTFLGRSPQSLAAKNPSLSIRLQIRPSGPQNKMSGNEIALNKTQQAKSSYVWIQTNDGLIQQVEGEFVTVCPLIHREMLRTGLGSCKNNPIPLPEQVSPAILSSILHYCRFHQVPGHSDKERKSFDEKFMKTDTDRLVELISAAHSLELSPLVDLISRAIARIIEGSSNDEIREIFRVPDDLTEEEKLEPLRNPTNNLYIRLLNQHLARKRKNMKEQKELKNVELEKKQEDKRTVEELLELINGKDEADLKCVRASKCKRKSKKRKNKAQSSSVNYLNCPDVKEVGVVLPPMRTSDDGAEDFSCTETEFDDDLDQEKMRENDRIVAEFARRLRLIDYR, from the exons ATGTTAAACCTATCCCGCCCGTTCCCATATCTGCTCACCTTTCTCGGTCGTTCTCCCCAGTCGCTCGCCGCCAAGAACCCTAGCTTGTCGATCCGCCTCCAAATTCGTCCATCAG GGCCTCAAAATAAGATGTCAGGAAATGAAATTGCACTCAACAAAACTCAG CAGGCCAAAAGTTCCTATGTGTGGATCCAAACAAATGATGGGTTGATACAACAAGTTGAAGGGGAATTTGTAACAGTTTGTCCTTTGATTCATCGAGAGATGCTTCGGACTGGGTTGGGTTCCTGTAAGAATAATCCCATCCCTCTACCAGAGCAAGTCAGTCCAGCCATATTGAGTTCGATACTTCATTACTGCCGATTTCACCAAGTTCCAGGTCATTCAGATAAG GAACGGAAATCCTTTGATGAAAAATTTATGAAAACTGATACTGATCGATTAGTGGAGTTGATATCAGCAGCTCACAGTCTCGAGTTAAGCCCTTTGGTGGATCTTATTAGTCGAGCAATTGCTCGTATAATAGAAGGAAGTAGTAATGATGAGATACGTGAAATTTTTCGTGTTCCTGATGATCTCACTGAG GAGGAGAAATTGGAGCCACTGAGAAATCCAACAAATAATCTTTACATCCGGTTATTAAATCAACATCTTGCTAGAAAAAGGAAAAACATGAAGGAACAAAAGGAATTAAAG AATGTGGAACTTGAAAAGAAACAGGAGGATAAGCGTACGGTCGAGGAGCTTCTGGAACTTATTAATGGGAAAGATGAAG CAGATTTGAAATGTGTAAGAGCATCTAAATGTAAAAGGAagagtaaaaaaagaaagaataaagcaCAGAGTTCTTCCGTAAATTATCTAAATTGTCCAGATGTAAAG GAAGTTGGTGTTGTTCTTCCTCCTATGAGAACTTCAGATGATGGTGCTGAAGATTTTTCCTGTACAGAAACTGAGTTCGATGATGATTTGGATCAagaaaagatgagagaaaatGACAG GATAGTTGCAGAGTTTGCTAGGAGATTACGTTTAATCGACTATCGTTAG
- the LOC103985117 gene encoding SKP1-like protein 20 isoform X4 gives MLNLSRPFPYLLTFLGRSPQSLAAKNPSLSIRLQIRPSGPQNKMSGNEIALNKTQAKSSYVWIQTNDGLIQQVEGEFVTVCPLIHREMLRTGLGSCKNNPIPLPEQVSPAILSSILHYCRFHQVPGHSDKERKSFDEKFMKTDTDRLVELISAAHSLELSPLVDLISRAIARIIEGSSNDEIREIFRVPDDLTEEEKLEPLRNPTNNLYIRLLNQHLARKRKNMKEQKELKNVELEKKQEDKRTVEELLELINGKDEDLKCVRASKCKRKSKKRKNKAQSSSVNYLNCPDVKEVGVVLPPMRTSDDGAEDFSCTETEFDDDLDQEKMRENDRIVAEFARRLRLIDYR, from the exons ATGTTAAACCTATCCCGCCCGTTCCCATATCTGCTCACCTTTCTCGGTCGTTCTCCCCAGTCGCTCGCCGCCAAGAACCCTAGCTTGTCGATCCGCCTCCAAATTCGTCCATCAG GGCCTCAAAATAAGATGTCAGGAAATGAAATTGCACTCAACAAAACTCAG GCCAAAAGTTCCTATGTGTGGATCCAAACAAATGATGGGTTGATACAACAAGTTGAAGGGGAATTTGTAACAGTTTGTCCTTTGATTCATCGAGAGATGCTTCGGACTGGGTTGGGTTCCTGTAAGAATAATCCCATCCCTCTACCAGAGCAAGTCAGTCCAGCCATATTGAGTTCGATACTTCATTACTGCCGATTTCACCAAGTTCCAGGTCATTCAGATAAG GAACGGAAATCCTTTGATGAAAAATTTATGAAAACTGATACTGATCGATTAGTGGAGTTGATATCAGCAGCTCACAGTCTCGAGTTAAGCCCTTTGGTGGATCTTATTAGTCGAGCAATTGCTCGTATAATAGAAGGAAGTAGTAATGATGAGATACGTGAAATTTTTCGTGTTCCTGATGATCTCACTGAG GAGGAGAAATTGGAGCCACTGAGAAATCCAACAAATAATCTTTACATCCGGTTATTAAATCAACATCTTGCTAGAAAAAGGAAAAACATGAAGGAACAAAAGGAATTAAAG AATGTGGAACTTGAAAAGAAACAGGAGGATAAGCGTACGGTCGAGGAGCTTCTGGAACTTATTAATGGGAAAGATGAAG ATTTGAAATGTGTAAGAGCATCTAAATGTAAAAGGAagagtaaaaaaagaaagaataaagcaCAGAGTTCTTCCGTAAATTATCTAAATTGTCCAGATGTAAAG GAAGTTGGTGTTGTTCTTCCTCCTATGAGAACTTCAGATGATGGTGCTGAAGATTTTTCCTGTACAGAAACTGAGTTCGATGATGATTTGGATCAagaaaagatgagagaaaatGACAG GATAGTTGCAGAGTTTGCTAGGAGATTACGTTTAATCGACTATCGTTAG
- the LOC103985117 gene encoding SKP1-like protein 20 isoform X5: MSGFLGPQNKMSGNEIALNKTQQAKSSYVWIQTNDGLIQQVEGEFVTVCPLIHREMLRTGLGSCKNNPIPLPEQVSPAILSSILHYCRFHQVPGHSDKERKSFDEKFMKTDTDRLVELISAAHSLELSPLVDLISRAIARIIEGSSNDEIREIFRVPDDLTEEEKLEPLRNPTNNLYIRLLNQHLARKRKNMKEQKELKNVELEKKQEDKRTVEELLELINGKDEADLKCVRASKCKRKSKKRKNKAQSSSVNYLNCPDVKEVGVVLPPMRTSDDGAEDFSCTETEFDDDLDQEKMRENDRIVAEFARRLRLIDYR; encoded by the exons ATGTCTGGTTTTCTAG GGCCTCAAAATAAGATGTCAGGAAATGAAATTGCACTCAACAAAACTCAG CAGGCCAAAAGTTCCTATGTGTGGATCCAAACAAATGATGGGTTGATACAACAAGTTGAAGGGGAATTTGTAACAGTTTGTCCTTTGATTCATCGAGAGATGCTTCGGACTGGGTTGGGTTCCTGTAAGAATAATCCCATCCCTCTACCAGAGCAAGTCAGTCCAGCCATATTGAGTTCGATACTTCATTACTGCCGATTTCACCAAGTTCCAGGTCATTCAGATAAG GAACGGAAATCCTTTGATGAAAAATTTATGAAAACTGATACTGATCGATTAGTGGAGTTGATATCAGCAGCTCACAGTCTCGAGTTAAGCCCTTTGGTGGATCTTATTAGTCGAGCAATTGCTCGTATAATAGAAGGAAGTAGTAATGATGAGATACGTGAAATTTTTCGTGTTCCTGATGATCTCACTGAG GAGGAGAAATTGGAGCCACTGAGAAATCCAACAAATAATCTTTACATCCGGTTATTAAATCAACATCTTGCTAGAAAAAGGAAAAACATGAAGGAACAAAAGGAATTAAAG AATGTGGAACTTGAAAAGAAACAGGAGGATAAGCGTACGGTCGAGGAGCTTCTGGAACTTATTAATGGGAAAGATGAAG CAGATTTGAAATGTGTAAGAGCATCTAAATGTAAAAGGAagagtaaaaaaagaaagaataaagcaCAGAGTTCTTCCGTAAATTATCTAAATTGTCCAGATGTAAAG GAAGTTGGTGTTGTTCTTCCTCCTATGAGAACTTCAGATGATGGTGCTGAAGATTTTTCCTGTACAGAAACTGAGTTCGATGATGATTTGGATCAagaaaagatgagagaaaatGACAG GATAGTTGCAGAGTTTGCTAGGAGATTACGTTTAATCGACTATCGTTAG
- the LOC103985117 gene encoding SKP1-like protein 20 isoform X2, with amino-acid sequence MLNLSRPFPYLLTFLGRSPQSLAAKNPSLSIRLQIRPSGPQNKMSGNEIALNKTQQAKSSYVWIQTNDGLIQQVEGEFVTVCPLIHREMLRTGLGSCKNNPIPLPEQVSPAILSSILHYCRFHQVPGHSDKERKSFDEKFMKTDTDRLVELISAAHSLELSPLVDLISRAIARIIEGSSNDEIREIFRVPDDLTEEEKLEPLRNPTNNLYIRLLNQHLARKRKNMKEQKELKNVELEKKQEDKRTVEELLELINGKDEDLKCVRASKCKRKSKKRKNKAQSSSVNYLNCPDVKEVGVVLPPMRTSDDGAEDFSCTETEFDDDLDQEKMRENDRIVAEFARRLRLIDYR; translated from the exons ATGTTAAACCTATCCCGCCCGTTCCCATATCTGCTCACCTTTCTCGGTCGTTCTCCCCAGTCGCTCGCCGCCAAGAACCCTAGCTTGTCGATCCGCCTCCAAATTCGTCCATCAG GGCCTCAAAATAAGATGTCAGGAAATGAAATTGCACTCAACAAAACTCAG CAGGCCAAAAGTTCCTATGTGTGGATCCAAACAAATGATGGGTTGATACAACAAGTTGAAGGGGAATTTGTAACAGTTTGTCCTTTGATTCATCGAGAGATGCTTCGGACTGGGTTGGGTTCCTGTAAGAATAATCCCATCCCTCTACCAGAGCAAGTCAGTCCAGCCATATTGAGTTCGATACTTCATTACTGCCGATTTCACCAAGTTCCAGGTCATTCAGATAAG GAACGGAAATCCTTTGATGAAAAATTTATGAAAACTGATACTGATCGATTAGTGGAGTTGATATCAGCAGCTCACAGTCTCGAGTTAAGCCCTTTGGTGGATCTTATTAGTCGAGCAATTGCTCGTATAATAGAAGGAAGTAGTAATGATGAGATACGTGAAATTTTTCGTGTTCCTGATGATCTCACTGAG GAGGAGAAATTGGAGCCACTGAGAAATCCAACAAATAATCTTTACATCCGGTTATTAAATCAACATCTTGCTAGAAAAAGGAAAAACATGAAGGAACAAAAGGAATTAAAG AATGTGGAACTTGAAAAGAAACAGGAGGATAAGCGTACGGTCGAGGAGCTTCTGGAACTTATTAATGGGAAAGATGAAG ATTTGAAATGTGTAAGAGCATCTAAATGTAAAAGGAagagtaaaaaaagaaagaataaagcaCAGAGTTCTTCCGTAAATTATCTAAATTGTCCAGATGTAAAG GAAGTTGGTGTTGTTCTTCCTCCTATGAGAACTTCAGATGATGGTGCTGAAGATTTTTCCTGTACAGAAACTGAGTTCGATGATGATTTGGATCAagaaaagatgagagaaaatGACAG GATAGTTGCAGAGTTTGCTAGGAGATTACGTTTAATCGACTATCGTTAG
- the LOC103985117 gene encoding SKP1-like protein 20 isoform X3 has protein sequence MLNLSRPFPYLLTFLGRSPQSLAAKNPSLSIRLQIRPSGPQNKMSGNEIALNKTQAKSSYVWIQTNDGLIQQVEGEFVTVCPLIHREMLRTGLGSCKNNPIPLPEQVSPAILSSILHYCRFHQVPGHSDKERKSFDEKFMKTDTDRLVELISAAHSLELSPLVDLISRAIARIIEGSSNDEIREIFRVPDDLTEEEKLEPLRNPTNNLYIRLLNQHLARKRKNMKEQKELKNVELEKKQEDKRTVEELLELINGKDEADLKCVRASKCKRKSKKRKNKAQSSSVNYLNCPDVKEVGVVLPPMRTSDDGAEDFSCTETEFDDDLDQEKMRENDRIVAEFARRLRLIDYR, from the exons ATGTTAAACCTATCCCGCCCGTTCCCATATCTGCTCACCTTTCTCGGTCGTTCTCCCCAGTCGCTCGCCGCCAAGAACCCTAGCTTGTCGATCCGCCTCCAAATTCGTCCATCAG GGCCTCAAAATAAGATGTCAGGAAATGAAATTGCACTCAACAAAACTCAG GCCAAAAGTTCCTATGTGTGGATCCAAACAAATGATGGGTTGATACAACAAGTTGAAGGGGAATTTGTAACAGTTTGTCCTTTGATTCATCGAGAGATGCTTCGGACTGGGTTGGGTTCCTGTAAGAATAATCCCATCCCTCTACCAGAGCAAGTCAGTCCAGCCATATTGAGTTCGATACTTCATTACTGCCGATTTCACCAAGTTCCAGGTCATTCAGATAAG GAACGGAAATCCTTTGATGAAAAATTTATGAAAACTGATACTGATCGATTAGTGGAGTTGATATCAGCAGCTCACAGTCTCGAGTTAAGCCCTTTGGTGGATCTTATTAGTCGAGCAATTGCTCGTATAATAGAAGGAAGTAGTAATGATGAGATACGTGAAATTTTTCGTGTTCCTGATGATCTCACTGAG GAGGAGAAATTGGAGCCACTGAGAAATCCAACAAATAATCTTTACATCCGGTTATTAAATCAACATCTTGCTAGAAAAAGGAAAAACATGAAGGAACAAAAGGAATTAAAG AATGTGGAACTTGAAAAGAAACAGGAGGATAAGCGTACGGTCGAGGAGCTTCTGGAACTTATTAATGGGAAAGATGAAG CAGATTTGAAATGTGTAAGAGCATCTAAATGTAAAAGGAagagtaaaaaaagaaagaataaagcaCAGAGTTCTTCCGTAAATTATCTAAATTGTCCAGATGTAAAG GAAGTTGGTGTTGTTCTTCCTCCTATGAGAACTTCAGATGATGGTGCTGAAGATTTTTCCTGTACAGAAACTGAGTTCGATGATGATTTGGATCAagaaaagatgagagaaaatGACAG GATAGTTGCAGAGTTTGCTAGGAGATTACGTTTAATCGACTATCGTTAG
- the LOC103985117 gene encoding SKP1-like protein 20 isoform X6 — protein sequence MSGFLGPQNKMSGNEIALNKTQAKSSYVWIQTNDGLIQQVEGEFVTVCPLIHREMLRTGLGSCKNNPIPLPEQVSPAILSSILHYCRFHQVPGHSDKERKSFDEKFMKTDTDRLVELISAAHSLELSPLVDLISRAIARIIEGSSNDEIREIFRVPDDLTEEEKLEPLRNPTNNLYIRLLNQHLARKRKNMKEQKELKNVELEKKQEDKRTVEELLELINGKDEADLKCVRASKCKRKSKKRKNKAQSSSVNYLNCPDVKEVGVVLPPMRTSDDGAEDFSCTETEFDDDLDQEKMRENDRIVAEFARRLRLIDYR from the exons ATGTCTGGTTTTCTAG GGCCTCAAAATAAGATGTCAGGAAATGAAATTGCACTCAACAAAACTCAG GCCAAAAGTTCCTATGTGTGGATCCAAACAAATGATGGGTTGATACAACAAGTTGAAGGGGAATTTGTAACAGTTTGTCCTTTGATTCATCGAGAGATGCTTCGGACTGGGTTGGGTTCCTGTAAGAATAATCCCATCCCTCTACCAGAGCAAGTCAGTCCAGCCATATTGAGTTCGATACTTCATTACTGCCGATTTCACCAAGTTCCAGGTCATTCAGATAAG GAACGGAAATCCTTTGATGAAAAATTTATGAAAACTGATACTGATCGATTAGTGGAGTTGATATCAGCAGCTCACAGTCTCGAGTTAAGCCCTTTGGTGGATCTTATTAGTCGAGCAATTGCTCGTATAATAGAAGGAAGTAGTAATGATGAGATACGTGAAATTTTTCGTGTTCCTGATGATCTCACTGAG GAGGAGAAATTGGAGCCACTGAGAAATCCAACAAATAATCTTTACATCCGGTTATTAAATCAACATCTTGCTAGAAAAAGGAAAAACATGAAGGAACAAAAGGAATTAAAG AATGTGGAACTTGAAAAGAAACAGGAGGATAAGCGTACGGTCGAGGAGCTTCTGGAACTTATTAATGGGAAAGATGAAG CAGATTTGAAATGTGTAAGAGCATCTAAATGTAAAAGGAagagtaaaaaaagaaagaataaagcaCAGAGTTCTTCCGTAAATTATCTAAATTGTCCAGATGTAAAG GAAGTTGGTGTTGTTCTTCCTCCTATGAGAACTTCAGATGATGGTGCTGAAGATTTTTCCTGTACAGAAACTGAGTTCGATGATGATTTGGATCAagaaaagatgagagaaaatGACAG GATAGTTGCAGAGTTTGCTAGGAGATTACGTTTAATCGACTATCGTTAG